A portion of the Acanthopagrus latus isolate v.2019 chromosome 21, fAcaLat1.1, whole genome shotgun sequence genome contains these proteins:
- the LOC119010552 gene encoding discoidin domain-containing receptor 2-like, translating into MEARHISHHVVFILLAAAVRSQVNPEMCRYPLGMTGGQIEDEDISASSQWSESTAARFGRLDLDNGDGDGAWCPDIMSEPDGLKEYLQVDLRSLHFITLVGTQGRHADGMGNEFAQRYRIKYSRDGSNWVGWHDRKGRQVIEGNRNAYDVVLKDLEPPIIARFVRFMPVTDHSMIVCMRVELYGCEWLDGLVSYSIPDGHQMIYRGLDVYFNDSVYDGASAERLTKGLGQLTDGTWGLDDFLHSHIYGMWPGYDYVGWSNKSFPKGYVETIFEFDHVRNFTSMKVHCNNMFSRGARMFRQASCYFRSGSDWEADPVIFRPAVDRQNQGARFVTVPLGDRTASAIKCRFHFSDLWMLFSEVAFQSGSAVYNTSLTPRKHGHPSNALPGDDPTHKVDDSNTRILIGCLVAIIAILLAIIVIILWRQVWQKMLEKASRRILDDELTARLAVQTRAFSSHHSSLSSEEGGSTSNSTYERIFPLCADYQEPSRLIRKLPEFAQSTEHLGPSTSCRALATSSSDGAPHYAEADIISLQESMDSSTYSITAVSMNLFAGTDSSMREFPRNKLTFKEKLGEGQFGEVHLCEAEGMQDFLDESIEGNNESPLLVAVKTLREDANKNARNDFLKEIRIMSRLRDPNIVRLLAVCVDTDPLCMITEYMENGDLNQFLCNLRLKEAADEDKAEEEEKEGNSVVSYTKLIGMAVQIASGMKYLSSLNFVHRDLATRNCLVGKNHTIKIADFGMSRNLYRGDYYRIQGRAVLPIRWMSWESILLGKFTMASDVWAFGVTLWEILTLCKEQPYSQLSDEQVIENTGEFFRDQGKQVYLPKPPCCPDRVYSDLMLSCWRRNAKQRPSFHDIHTQLMESLA; encoded by the exons ATGGAGGCTCGACACATCTCACACCATGTCGTCTTTATCCTGCTCGCTGCCGCTGTGAGATCTCAAGTCAACCCAG AAATGTGTCGATATCCTCTCGGTATGACCGGCGGGCAGATTGAGGACGAGGACATCTCTGCCTCCAGTCAGTGGTCTGAGTCAACTGCTGCAAGATTTGGCAG ACTTGACTTAGACAACGGAGACGGTGACGGGGCCTGGTGTCCTGACATCATGTCAGAGCCGGACGGCCTCAAAGAGTACCTCCAGGTGGACCTGCGCTCGCTGCACTTCATCACACTGGTGGGCACCCAAGGTCGCCACGCAGACGGCATGGGTAATGAGTTCGCCCAGCGATACAGGATCAAGTACAGCCGAGATGGCAGCAACTGGGTGGGCTGGCACGATAGGAAGGGAAGGCAG GTCATCGAGGGGAACAGGAATGCGTATGATGTGGTGCTGAAGGATCTGGAGCCTCCCATCATCGCTCGCTTTGTCCGCTTCATGCCGGTGACGGACCACTCAATGATCGTGTGTATGAGAGTGGAGCTCTACGGCTGTGAATGGCTGG ATGGCCTGGTGTCTTACAGCATTCCAGATGGGCACCAAATGATCTACAGAGGCCTGGATGTCTACTTTAATGACTCTGTGTACGATGGAGCGTCAGCTGAAAG ACTGACAAAGGGCCTCGGCCAGCTGACGGACGGCACCTGGGGTCTGGACGATTTCCTCCACAGCCACATATACGGCATGTGGCCGGGCTACGACTACGTGGGCTGGAGCAACAAGAGCTTCCCCAAAGGTTACGTGGAGACGATCTTTGAGTTTGACCACGTTCGAAACTTCACCTCCATGAAG GTTCACTGCAACAACATGTTCAGCCGAGGGGCGAGGATGTTCAGACAGGCCAGCTGTTACTTCCGGTCAGGATCAGACTGGGAGGCCGACCCTGTGATCTTCAGGCCCGCCGTCGACCGCCAGAACCAAGGTGCCCGCTTCGTCACCGTGCCCCTGGGGGACCGCACAGCCAGCGCCATCAAATGCCGCTTCCACTTCAGCGACCTTTGGATGCTGTTCAGTGAGGTGGCCTTCCAGTCAG GCTCAGCGGTGTACAATACGTCTCTGACTCCTCGCAAACATGGACACCCCTCAAACGCACTGCCAG GGGACGATCCCACTCACAAAGTGGACGACAGCAACACCAGgatcctgattggctgcttggTGGCTATCATCGCCATCCTGCTGGCGATCATAGTGATCATCCTGTGGAGGCAGGTCTGGCAGAAGATGCTGGAGAAG GCGTCCCGTCGGATCCTGGACGATGAGCTCACCGCCCGCCTCGCGGTCCAGACGCGGGCTTTCTCCTCCCACCACTCCTCTCTGTCCAGCGAGGAGGGCGGCTCCACCTCCAACTCCACCTATGAGAGAATCTTCCCCCTCTGTGCCGACTACCAGGAGCCTTCACGCCTTATCAGGAAACTGCCCGAGTTTGCTCAGTCCACCGAGCACCTTG GGCCCAGCACCTCCTGTCGAGCCCTTGCGACCAGCAGTTCAGACGGGGCCCCGCACTACGCGGAGGCAGACATCATCAGCCTCCAGGAGTCCATGGACAGCAGCACCTACTCCATCACTGCTGTCAGCATGAATCTGTTCGCTGGCACCGACTCCTCCATGAGAGAGTTCCCGAGAAACAAGCTCACCTTCAAGGAGAAACTGGGAGAGGGCCAGTTTGGAGAG GTGCACTTGTGTGAGGCCGAGGGCATGCAGGACTTTTTGGATGAGTCCATAGAGGGAAACAACGAGTCGCCTCTGCTCGTGGCTGTGAAAACACTGCGGGAAGATGCCAACAAGAATGCAAG GAACGACTTCCTGAAGGAGATCCGGATCATGTCTCGTCTGAGGGACCCCAACATCGTTCGCCTGCTGGCggtgtgtgtggacacagaCCCGCTGTGCATGATCACCGAGTACATGGAAAATGGAGACCTGAACCAGTTCCTCTGCAATCTCAGACTGAAGGAGGCTGCCGATGAAGACaaggcagaagaggaggaaaaagaggggaaCAGTGTGGTCAG ctACACTAAACTCATTGGCATGGCAGTGCAGATTGCATCTGGCATGAAGTACCTGTCCTCTCTCAATTTCGTCCATCGGGATCTGGCGACCCGCAACTGCCTGGTGGGTAAGAACCACACCATAAAGATCGCTGATTTCGGCATGAGTCGGAACCTGTACAGAGGAGACTACTACAGGATCCAGGGCCGGGCCGTCCTGCCCATCCGCTGGATGTCCTGGGAGAGCATCCTGCTG GGGAAGTTCACCATGGCCAGTGATGTGTGGGCCTTTGGCGTGACTCTGTGGGAGATTCTGACTCTGTGCAAGGAGCAGCCCTACTCTCAGCTCTCCGACGAGCAGGTCATCGAAAACACAGGCGAGTTCTTCAGGGACCAGGGCAAGCAG GTGTATCTGCCGAAGCCTCCCTGTTGTCCCGATCGAGTCTACAGCGATCTCAtgctgagctgctggaggaggaacgCCAAGCAGAGACCGAGCTTTCATGACATACACACCCAGCTGATGGAGAGCCTGGCGTAG